The proteins below come from a single Triticum aestivum cultivar Chinese Spring chromosome 5D, IWGSC CS RefSeq v2.1, whole genome shotgun sequence genomic window:
- the LOC123122240 gene encoding dehydration-responsive element-binding protein 1B-like: MGVADAASRSGQQEQGHRTVSSEPPKRPAGGGGGGGGGTKFHETRHPLYRGVQRRGRVGQWVCEVRVPGVKGSRLWLGTFTTAEMAARAHDAAVLALSGRAACLNFADSAWRMLLVLAAGSFGFGSAREIKLAVAVAVIAFQQQQQIILPVACPTVEAAASPSNTLFYMSSRDLLELDEEQWFGGMDAGSYYESLAQGMLMAPPDDRARREDAEQTGVETLTPLWNYLFD; this comes from the coding sequence ATGGGCGTCGCCGACGCTGCCTCCAGGTCCGGCCAGCAGGAGCAGGGTCACAGGACGGTGTCGTCAGAGCCGCCGAAGcggccggcggggggggggggggggggggggggggggaccaagTTCCACGAGACGCGCCACCCGCTGTACCGCGGCGTGCAGCGCCGTGGCCGGGTCGGGCAGTGGGTGTGTGAGGTGCGCGTGCCCGGGGTGAAGGGCTCCAGGCTCTGGCTCGGCACCTTCACCACCGCCGAGATGGCGGCGCGCGCCCACGACGCCGCAGTGCTCGCACTCTCCGGCCGCGCCGCCTGCCTCAACTTCGCCGACTCCGCATGGCGGATGCTACTCGTGCTTGCGGCCGGGTCGTTCGGCTTCGGCAGCGCGCGGGAGATCAAGcttgccgtcgccgttgccgtcatcgcgttccagcagcagcagcagattatTCTTCCAGTCGCGTGTCCAACAGTGGAGGCGGCCGCCAGCCCGAGCAACACTCTTTTTTACATGTCGTCCCGCGACTTGCTGGAGCTCGACGAGGAGCAGTGGTTTGGCGGCATGGACGCTGGGTCGTACTACGAGAGCTTGGCGCAGGGGATGCTCATGGCGCCGCCGGACGACAGAGCGAGGCGGGAGGACGCCGAGCAGACCGGCGTCGAGACACTGACGCCGCTATGGAACTATTTGTTTGACTAA